Proteins from a genomic interval of Micromonospora sp. NBC_00389:
- the hpt gene encoding hypoxanthine phosphoribosyltransferase, protein MADGSWYDADIDHVIISEAQIREKTAELAKQVSADYAHVDNGLLLVCVLKGAVMFMADFSRALGRNGPPAELDFMAISSYGQGTTSSGVVRILKDLDRDIAGRHVVVVEDIVDSGLTLSWLLRYLESRSAASVEVVALFRKPDAVKVPVPVKYVGFDIPTEFVVGYGLDFDERYRELPYVGVLKPEVYART, encoded by the coding sequence ATGGCTGACGGCTCCTGGTACGACGCCGACATCGACCACGTGATCATCTCCGAGGCGCAGATCCGCGAGAAGACGGCGGAGCTGGCGAAGCAGGTCTCCGCCGACTACGCCCACGTGGACAACGGGCTGCTGCTGGTGTGCGTGCTCAAGGGCGCGGTGATGTTCATGGCGGACTTCTCCCGGGCGTTGGGCCGCAACGGGCCCCCGGCCGAGCTCGACTTCATGGCCATCTCCTCCTACGGCCAGGGCACCACCTCCTCCGGGGTGGTCCGCATCCTCAAGGACCTGGACCGGGACATCGCCGGCCGGCACGTGGTGGTCGTCGAGGACATCGTCGACTCCGGGCTGACGCTCTCCTGGCTGCTGCGCTACCTGGAGTCCCGCTCGGCGGCGAGCGTCGAGGTGGTCGCGCTGTTCCGCAAGCCGGACGCGGTCAAGGTGCCGGTCCCGGTGAAGTACGTCGGCTTCGACATCCCGACCGAGTTCGTGGTCGGGTACGGCCTGGACTTCGACGAGCGCTACCGGGAGCTGCCGTACGTCGGGGTGCTCAAGCCCGAGGTTTACGCCCGGACCTGA